The sequence CATCATCGGCTATGGCTCGCAGGGCCGCGCCCATGCGCTGAACCTCAAGGAGTCCGGCGTCAAGGAGATCGCCATCGGCCTCAAGCCGGGTTCGGCGACCGCCAAGAAGGTCGAGGCCGACGGGCTCAAGGTGATGAGCGTCGCCGAAGTGGCCAAGTGGGCCGACCTGATGATGATGGCGACCCCGGACGAGCTGCAGGCCGACATCTACCGCGACGAGATCGCCCCCAACATCCGCGACGGCGCCGCCATCGCCTTCGCCCATGGCCTCAACGTGCATTTCGGCCTGATCGAGCCGAAGGCCAGCGTCGACGTGCTGATGGTCGCCCCCAAGGGCCCCGGCCACACCGTGCGCGGCGAATACCTCAAGGGCGGCGGCGTGCCCTGCCTCGTGGCCGTGCATCAGGATGCCTCGGGCAACGCACTCGACCTCGGCCTCAGCTACGCCTGCGGCGTCGGCGGCGGCCGCTCGGGCATCATCGAGACCACCTTCAAGGAAGAGTGCGAGACCGACCTGTTCGGTGAGCAGGTGGTGCTGTGCGGCGGCCTTGTGGAACTGATCCGCGCCGGCTTCGAGACGCTGGTGGAAGCCGGCTACGCCCCGGAAATGGCCTATTTCGAGTGCCTGCACGAAGTGAAGCTGATCGTCGACCTCATCTATGAGGGCGGCATCGCCAACATGAACTACTCGATCTCCAACACCGCCGAATGGGGCGAATATGTCTCCGGCCCGCGCATCATCACCGCCGAGACCAAGGCCGAGATGAAGCGCGTGCTCACCGACATCCAGACCGGCAAATTCACCTCCGACTGGATGCAGGAATACAAGGCCGGCGCGTCGCGCTTCAAGGGCATCCGCCGACTGAACGACAGCCACCAGATCGAGCAGGTCGGCGAGAAGC is a genomic window of Ancylobacter sp. IITR112 containing:
- the ilvC gene encoding ketol-acid reductoisomerase, with product MRVYYDRDADVNLIKGKKVGIIGYGSQGRAHALNLKESGVKEIAIGLKPGSATAKKVEADGLKVMSVAEVAKWADLMMMATPDELQADIYRDEIAPNIRDGAAIAFAHGLNVHFGLIEPKASVDVLMVAPKGPGHTVRGEYLKGGGVPCLVAVHQDASGNALDLGLSYACGVGGGRSGIIETTFKEECETDLFGEQVVLCGGLVELIRAGFETLVEAGYAPEMAYFECLHEVKLIVDLIYEGGIANMNYSISNTAEWGEYVSGPRIITAETKAEMKRVLTDIQTGKFTSDWMQEYKAGASRFKGIRRLNDSHQIEQVGEKLRGMMPWIGANKLVDKAKN